In Euwallacea fornicatus isolate EFF26 chromosome 36, ASM4011564v1, whole genome shotgun sequence, a genomic segment contains:
- the Efa6 gene encoding PH and SEC7 domain-containing protein isoform X2 has translation MAEELLVVLNRNENAGLGFSLLQKPGLPPIIYNILDDSPAAESGEVQVGDVILKVNETDVIKYSTREVLKCLRLSSDPVTLKIKRDPKIKSTVRKHLQSTAGPDQGPRERSPLANKGRPEPAVHRTHHGRHLAATNGRLPPEHEPLLLEHERLQGEPQPPKMGAPKFEAYMMTGEHILNISRMPQTTSIIPKQQKKADHSRYHNSHAHHLRHQPKEHNSVPNSPNETDLSRGGRSSGPNSAHTSPVGGARKDHPPVQHSPQDAYPANSFVRTSRSEDQLQIQNNLGGAVSTANSEADEDVASSLNTLLDTRPDSANSDSDRIVWTYNAPISELHKLGHTLSNGSSSSHNSNTSASSSPLHTGSPNSPTSVSSSVMSSQSGSRRAPYTVTTGLQQQQTLDFSVSEAISNISSPDYHDDDDSVGIRDYVMEISDHSDSDSTLLGPEPGKRRANSRIPNEGTTPSDHKIVIQVRGPHDKRGLDNGDSVLDQVISEVNEEEGREDDKRSSPQSSEDESDVDSLHSFHYSPKAVDMPSAIRLAKRLYGLDGFKKSDVSRHLSKNNDFSRAVAEEYLKYFNFEKDTLDIALRKFLKQFSLTGETQERERVLVHFSKRYLDCNPGSFNSQDAVHTLTCAIMLLNTDLHTQNVGRKMNCADFIENLNDLNEGENFPKEILKHLYHAIKSHPLEWALDNDDGDVGQSHLRNNEVNLLGNPFLDVPNSSNAVEYKKGYVMRKCCYEANAKRTPFHKRSWKMFYCTLRDMVLYLHKDENGFRKNQMGGDNLHNAIRIHHALATKAQDYTKKQYVFRLQTADQAEYLFQTSDSKELQSWIDTVNFVAASFSAPPLEAAVGSQKKFQRPLLPCSHTKLNLREQLEDHEERVVRLETTLEDHRKNPPDKGAKSLVVQNYKEKEVYLVFEIKRYRTYAYMLRSRAPAPINPPIIETAPAVRLAQNSIGEVDESVTSPQQSHVLVVEGNGGGLVPPPIPERRSSPVTNRRSPSSKKRPQNNVQLVNYMDVGSHLCY, from the exons ATCCGAAGATTAAATCTACGGTCCGCAAACACCTTCAGTCGACAGCAGGGCCAGACCAAGGGCCCCGAGAACGGTCCCCCCTAGCCAACAAAGGGCGGCCGGAGCCGGCCGTGCACCGGACACACCATGGGCGGCATCTGGCCGCCACAAATGGCCGATTGCCGCCGGAACACGAACCCCTTTTGTTGGAACATGAACGTCTTCAAGGGGAACCACAGCCCCCCAAAATGGGCGCGCCTAAGTTTGAGGCCTACATGATGACCGGTGAACACATACTCAATATTTCCAGGATGCCACAGACTACTAGCATAATTCCCAAGCAACAAAAGAAG GCGGACCATTCAAGATACCATAACAGCCACGCTCACCACTTGCGGCATCAGCCCAAAGAACATAACTCAGTGCCAAATAGCCCCAACGAGACGGACCTGAGCCGAGGGGGTCGTTCATCGGGGCCCAACTCGGCGCACACTTCCCCCGTAGGGGGCGCTCGAAAGGACCATCCTCCGGTACAA CATTCACCTCAAGATGCTTATCCGGCTAACAGTTTCGTTCGGACCAGCCGGAGCGAGGATCAACTTCAGATCCAGAATAATTTGGGCGGTGCCGTGAGTACAGCCAATTCAGAGGCGGACGAAGATGTCGCCAGCTCTTTAAATACGCTTTTAGATACTCGGCCTGACTCAGCTAATAGTGATAGCGatag GATCGTATGGACGTATAATGCTCCAATTTCGGAACTACACAAATTAGGCCACACATTGTCCAACGGAAGCAGTTCGTCGCATAACAGCAACACGTCAGCCTCAAGTAGTCCTCTGCACACGGGTTCCCCAAATTCTCCTACATCTGTGTCTTCCTCTGTGATGTCGAGCCAGTCGGGTTCCCGTCGCGCCCCCTATACTGTGACCACTGGTCTACAGCAACAGCAAACACTAGATTTCAGTGTTTCGGAAG CTATTTCCAACATTTCCAGCCCGGACTACCACGACGATGATGACAGCGTGGGCATCCGCGATTACGTCATGGAGATCAGCGATCATAGTGACAGCGACAGCACGCTTCTCGGTCCAGAGCCGGGTAAAAGACGTGCCAATTCTAGAATTCCTAATGAGGGGACTACGCCAAGCGACCACAAAATCGTGATCCAGGTACGTGGTCCCCATGACAAAAGGGGTCTAGACAATGGGGACAGTGTTCTGGATCAAGTGATTTCG gAGGTGAACGAGGAGGAAGGCAGGGAGGATGACAAGAGGTCGTCGCCTCAATCCTCAGAGGACGAGAGCGATGTGGACAGTTTGCATAGTTTTCATTACTCGCCGAAGGCAGTTGATATGCCCTCGGCCATTAGATTAGCGAAGAGATTATACGGTTTGGAcggatttaaaaaatccgaCGTGTCGAGGCATCTCAGCAAAAA CAATGACTTCAGTAGGGCTGTGGCagaagaatatttaaaatactttaactTTGAAAAAGATACCTTAGATATAGCTTTAAGAAAGTTCCTTAAACAATTCTCCTTGACCGGCGAAACGCAGGAGCGTGAACGTGTGTTAGTGCATTTCTCTAAACGATATTTGGATTGCAATCCTGGATCGTTTAATTCACAAG ATGCGGTGCATACACTTACGTGCGCAATTATGCTTCTGAACACTGATCTGCACACGCAAAATGTGGGCCGAAAAATGAATTGCGCCGATTTCATCGAAAACCTCAATGATCTGAACGAGGGCGAGAACTTCCCCAAGGAGATATTGAAGCATTTGTATCACGCCATCAAAAGCCATCCCTTAGAGTGGGCTCT GGACAATGACGACGGGGATGTGGGGCAGTCGCATTTGAGGAATAACGAAGTGAATTTGTTAGGAAATCCCTTTTTGGATGTGCCAAACTCGTCGAATGCAGTGGAGTACAAGAAGGGTTATGTGATGCGAAAGTGTTGCTACGAGGCCAATGCTAAAAGAA CGCCGTTCCACAAGCGCAGCTGGAAGATGTTCTACTGCACGCTCAGGGACATGGTCCTGTACCTACACAAGGACGAGAATGGATTTCGCAAGAACCAAATGGGCGGCGACAATTTGCATAATGCCATCAGGATACACCATGCTCTAGCTACCAAGGCCCAAGATTATACCAAGAAGCAGTATGTGTTTCGGCTGCAGACAGCTGATCAAGCGGAGTATCTTTTTCAGACAAG TGACTCCAAGGAATTGCAATCGTGGATAGACACTGTCAACTTTGTTGCGGCTAGTTTCTCGGCCCCCCCACTTGAGGCTGCAGTGGGGTCCCAGAAGAAGTTTCAAAGGCCGCTCTTGCCTTGCAGCCatacgaaattaaatttg CGCGAACAACTGGAAGATCACGAGGAGAGAGTAGTGAGACTGGAAACCACATTGGAGGATCACCGAAAGAACCCGCCTGATAAAGGCGCCAAATCTCTGGTGGTTCAAAACTACAAGGAAAAAGAAGTTTATCTGGTATTTGAG aTTAAACGGTACCGTACCTATGCTTACATGCTGCGGTCGCGAGCTCCCGCCCCCATCAATCCCCCGATAATCGAAACCGCTCCCGCAGTACGATTGGCCCAAAACAGCATCGGGGAGGTGGACGAATCGGTAACCTCTCCCCAGCAGAGCCACGTGTTAGTGGTGGAGGGTAATGGGGGCGGCCTGGTGCCGCCCCCCATTCCGGAACGCAGATCATCACCAGTCACAAACAG GCGTTCCCCGTCTTCCAAAAAGAGGCCGCAAAACAATGTTCAGTTGGTAAACTATATGGATGTAGGATCACATCTTTGTTACTAA
- the Efa6 gene encoding PH and SEC7 domain-containing protein isoform X1: MAEELLVVLNRNENAGLGFSLLQKPGLPPIIYNILDDSPAAESGEVQVGDVILKVNETDVIKYSTREVLKCLRLSSDPVTLKIKRDPKIKSTVRKHLQSTAGPDQGPRERSPLANKGRPEPAVHRTHHGRHLAATNGRLPPEHEPLLLEHERLQGEPQPPKMGAPKFEAYMMTGEHILNISRMPQTTSIIPKQQKKADHSRYHNSHAHHLRHQPKEHNSVPNSPNETDLSRGGRSSGPNSAHTSPVGGARKDHPPVQHSPQDAYPANSFVRTSRSEDQLQIQNNLGGAVSTANSEADEDVASSLNTLLDTRPDSANSDSDRIVWTYNAPISELHKLGHTLSNGSSSSHNSNTSASSSPLHTGSPNSPTSVSSSVMSSQSGSRRAPYTVTTGLQQQQTLDFSVSEAISNISSPDYHDDDDSVGIRDYVMEISDHSDSDSTLLGPEPGKRRANSRIPNEGTTPSDHKIVIQVRGPHDKRGLDNGDSVLDQVISEVNEEEGREDDKRSSPQSSEDESDVDSLHSFHYSPKAVDMPSAIRLAKRLYGLDGFKKSDVSRHLSKNNDFSRAVAEEYLKYFNFEKDTLDIALRKFLKQFSLTGETQERERVLVHFSKRYLDCNPGSFNSQDAVHTLTCAIMLLNTDLHTQNVGRKMNCADFIENLNDLNEGENFPKEILKHLYHAIKSHPLEWALDNDDGDVGQSHLRNNEVNLLGNPFLDVPNSSNAVEYKKGYVMRKCCYEANAKRSLCCVFLAPFHKRSWKMFYCTLRDMVLYLHKDENGFRKNQMGGDNLHNAIRIHHALATKAQDYTKKQYVFRLQTADQAEYLFQTSDSKELQSWIDTVNFVAASFSAPPLEAAVGSQKKFQRPLLPCSHTKLNLREQLEDHEERVVRLETTLEDHRKNPPDKGAKSLVVQNYKEKEVYLVFEIKRYRTYAYMLRSRAPAPINPPIIETAPAVRLAQNSIGEVDESVTSPQQSHVLVVEGNGGGLVPPPIPERRSSPVTNRRSPSSKKRPQNNVQLVNYMDVGSHLCY, translated from the exons ATCCGAAGATTAAATCTACGGTCCGCAAACACCTTCAGTCGACAGCAGGGCCAGACCAAGGGCCCCGAGAACGGTCCCCCCTAGCCAACAAAGGGCGGCCGGAGCCGGCCGTGCACCGGACACACCATGGGCGGCATCTGGCCGCCACAAATGGCCGATTGCCGCCGGAACACGAACCCCTTTTGTTGGAACATGAACGTCTTCAAGGGGAACCACAGCCCCCCAAAATGGGCGCGCCTAAGTTTGAGGCCTACATGATGACCGGTGAACACATACTCAATATTTCCAGGATGCCACAGACTACTAGCATAATTCCCAAGCAACAAAAGAAG GCGGACCATTCAAGATACCATAACAGCCACGCTCACCACTTGCGGCATCAGCCCAAAGAACATAACTCAGTGCCAAATAGCCCCAACGAGACGGACCTGAGCCGAGGGGGTCGTTCATCGGGGCCCAACTCGGCGCACACTTCCCCCGTAGGGGGCGCTCGAAAGGACCATCCTCCGGTACAA CATTCACCTCAAGATGCTTATCCGGCTAACAGTTTCGTTCGGACCAGCCGGAGCGAGGATCAACTTCAGATCCAGAATAATTTGGGCGGTGCCGTGAGTACAGCCAATTCAGAGGCGGACGAAGATGTCGCCAGCTCTTTAAATACGCTTTTAGATACTCGGCCTGACTCAGCTAATAGTGATAGCGatag GATCGTATGGACGTATAATGCTCCAATTTCGGAACTACACAAATTAGGCCACACATTGTCCAACGGAAGCAGTTCGTCGCATAACAGCAACACGTCAGCCTCAAGTAGTCCTCTGCACACGGGTTCCCCAAATTCTCCTACATCTGTGTCTTCCTCTGTGATGTCGAGCCAGTCGGGTTCCCGTCGCGCCCCCTATACTGTGACCACTGGTCTACAGCAACAGCAAACACTAGATTTCAGTGTTTCGGAAG CTATTTCCAACATTTCCAGCCCGGACTACCACGACGATGATGACAGCGTGGGCATCCGCGATTACGTCATGGAGATCAGCGATCATAGTGACAGCGACAGCACGCTTCTCGGTCCAGAGCCGGGTAAAAGACGTGCCAATTCTAGAATTCCTAATGAGGGGACTACGCCAAGCGACCACAAAATCGTGATCCAGGTACGTGGTCCCCATGACAAAAGGGGTCTAGACAATGGGGACAGTGTTCTGGATCAAGTGATTTCG gAGGTGAACGAGGAGGAAGGCAGGGAGGATGACAAGAGGTCGTCGCCTCAATCCTCAGAGGACGAGAGCGATGTGGACAGTTTGCATAGTTTTCATTACTCGCCGAAGGCAGTTGATATGCCCTCGGCCATTAGATTAGCGAAGAGATTATACGGTTTGGAcggatttaaaaaatccgaCGTGTCGAGGCATCTCAGCAAAAA CAATGACTTCAGTAGGGCTGTGGCagaagaatatttaaaatactttaactTTGAAAAAGATACCTTAGATATAGCTTTAAGAAAGTTCCTTAAACAATTCTCCTTGACCGGCGAAACGCAGGAGCGTGAACGTGTGTTAGTGCATTTCTCTAAACGATATTTGGATTGCAATCCTGGATCGTTTAATTCACAAG ATGCGGTGCATACACTTACGTGCGCAATTATGCTTCTGAACACTGATCTGCACACGCAAAATGTGGGCCGAAAAATGAATTGCGCCGATTTCATCGAAAACCTCAATGATCTGAACGAGGGCGAGAACTTCCCCAAGGAGATATTGAAGCATTTGTATCACGCCATCAAAAGCCATCCCTTAGAGTGGGCTCT GGACAATGACGACGGGGATGTGGGGCAGTCGCATTTGAGGAATAACGAAGTGAATTTGTTAGGAAATCCCTTTTTGGATGTGCCAAACTCGTCGAATGCAGTGGAGTACAAGAAGGGTTATGTGATGCGAAAGTGTTGCTACGAGGCCAATGCTAAAAGAA GCCTCTGCTGCGTTTTTCTAGCGCCGTTCCACAAGCGCAGCTGGAAGATGTTCTACTGCACGCTCAGGGACATGGTCCTGTACCTACACAAGGACGAGAATGGATTTCGCAAGAACCAAATGGGCGGCGACAATTTGCATAATGCCATCAGGATACACCATGCTCTAGCTACCAAGGCCCAAGATTATACCAAGAAGCAGTATGTGTTTCGGCTGCAGACAGCTGATCAAGCGGAGTATCTTTTTCAGACAAG TGACTCCAAGGAATTGCAATCGTGGATAGACACTGTCAACTTTGTTGCGGCTAGTTTCTCGGCCCCCCCACTTGAGGCTGCAGTGGGGTCCCAGAAGAAGTTTCAAAGGCCGCTCTTGCCTTGCAGCCatacgaaattaaatttg CGCGAACAACTGGAAGATCACGAGGAGAGAGTAGTGAGACTGGAAACCACATTGGAGGATCACCGAAAGAACCCGCCTGATAAAGGCGCCAAATCTCTGGTGGTTCAAAACTACAAGGAAAAAGAAGTTTATCTGGTATTTGAG aTTAAACGGTACCGTACCTATGCTTACATGCTGCGGTCGCGAGCTCCCGCCCCCATCAATCCCCCGATAATCGAAACCGCTCCCGCAGTACGATTGGCCCAAAACAGCATCGGGGAGGTGGACGAATCGGTAACCTCTCCCCAGCAGAGCCACGTGTTAGTGGTGGAGGGTAATGGGGGCGGCCTGGTGCCGCCCCCCATTCCGGAACGCAGATCATCACCAGTCACAAACAG GCGTTCCCCGTCTTCCAAAAAGAGGCCGCAAAACAATGTTCAGTTGGTAAACTATATGGATGTAGGATCACATCTTTGTTACTAA
- the LOC136349197 gene encoding 2,5-diketo-D-gluconic acid reductase A-like produces MNFKMHSGDLIPLLGFGTYMIDGYEQTRDVLDHALKIGYRLFDTAKMYQNEIDIGRALKVLLPQHNLQREDVFITTKLLPSDHGEKAYNAIKESLKKLNCEYIDLYLIHWPGAYGAGSSKIAKLRAESWKQMVKAQKEGLVRNIGVSNYNVRHLKELFDNSEGVLPAINQIEWHLYYHPYDVLEFCKENGILVQAYMPLGSGSQSLLSDPQVKNIAERLNKTNAQIILKWSLQQGVAVIPKAANKKHMEENFQLDFTLPDDDVNILSNLKKRVKYDWDPDSIP; encoded by the exons ATGAACTTCAAGATGCACAGTGGAGACCTTATCCCTCTTTTGGGAT TTGGTACTTACATGATTGATGGCTATGAGCAAACACGAGACGTTCTGGACCATGCTCTTAAAATTGGTTACAGGttatttg ACACAGctaaaatgtatcaaaatgaaattgacaTTGGAAGGGCACTGAAGGTGCTTTTACCTCAACATAACTTGCAGAGGGAAGATGTGTTTATTACAACGAAATTGT TACCAAGTGATCATGGAGAGAAAGCCTATAATGCCATAAAAGAATCACtgaaaaaacttaattgtGAATACATAGACTTATATTTAATTCATTGGCCTGGTGCTTATGGAGCTGGCTCGTCAAAAATAGCAAAACTTAGGGCTGAAAGTTGGAAACAGATGGTTAAAGCTCAGAAAGAAGGTCTTGTGCGCAACATTGGAGTGAGCAATTACAATGTCAGACACTTGAAAGAGCTGTTTGACAATTCTGAAGGAGTTTTGCCTGCTATCAATCAA ATTGAATGGCACCTCTATTATCATCCATATGATGTCCTGGAATTTTGCaaagaaaatggaattttagttCAAGCTTATATGCCCTTAGGGTCTGGCAGTCAGAGCCTGCTCAGCGACCCTCAAGTGAAGAACATAGCCGAGCGACTAAATAAAACGAATGCACAG ataattttgaaGTGGTCTTTGCAACAAGGCGTGGCAGTAATTCCAAAAGCAGCCAATAAAAAACACATGGAGGAGAATTTTCAGCTTGATTTCACTCTGCCAGATGATGACGTTaacattttaagtaatttgaagAAGCGGGTAAAATACGATTGGGATCCCGATTCTATTCcgtaa
- the Efa6 gene encoding PH and SEC7 domain-containing protein isoform X3 produces MAEELLVVLNRNENAGLGFSLLQKPGLPPIIYNILDDSPAAESGEVQVGDVILKVNETDVIKYSTREVLKCLRLSSDPVTLKIKRDPKIKSTVRKHLQSTAGPDQGPRERSPLANKGRPEPAVHRTHHGRHLAATNGRLPPEHEPLLLEHERLQGEPQPPKMGAPKFEAYMMTGEHILNISRMPQTTSIIPKQQKKADHSRYHNSHAHHLRHQPKEHNSVPNSPNETDLSRGGRSSGPNSAHTSPVGGARKDHPPVQHSPQDAYPANSFVRTSRSEDQLQIQNNLGGAVSTANSEADEDVASSLNTLLDTRPDSANSDSDRIVWTYNAPISELHKLGHTLSNGSSSSHNSNTSASSSPLHTGSPNSPTSVSSSVMSSQSGSRRAPYTVTTGLQQQQTLDFSVSEAISNISSPDYHDDDDSVGIRDYVMEISDHSDSDSTLLGPEPGKRRANSRIPNEGTTPSDHKIVIQVRGPHDKRGLDNGDSVLDQVISEVNEEEGREDDKRSSPQSSEDESDVDSLHSFHYSPKAVDMPSAIRLAKRLYGLDGFKKSDVSRHLSKNNDFSRAVAEEYLKYFNFEKDTLDIALRKFLKQFSLTGETQERERVLVHFSKRYLDCNPGSFNSQDAVHTLTCAIMLLNTDLHTQNVGRKMNCADFIENLNDLNEGENFPKEILKHLYHAIKSHPLEWALDNDDGDVGQSHLRNNEVNLLGNPFLDVPNSSNAVEYKKGYVMRKCCYEANAKRSLCCVFLAPFHKRSWKMFYCTLRDMVLYLHKDENGFRKNQMGGDNLHNAIRIHHALATKAQDYTKKQYVFRLQTADQAEYLFQTSDSKELQSWIDTVNFVAASFSAPPLEAAVGSQKKFQRPLLPCSHTKLNLREQLEDHEERVVRLETTLEDHRKNPPDKGAKSLVVQNYKEKEVYLVFEIKRYRTYAYMLRSRAPAPINPPIIETAPAVRLAQNSIGEVDESVTSPQQSHVLVVEGNGGGLVPPPIPERRSSPVTNRCSITFVHITFCHAESSI; encoded by the exons ATCCGAAGATTAAATCTACGGTCCGCAAACACCTTCAGTCGACAGCAGGGCCAGACCAAGGGCCCCGAGAACGGTCCCCCCTAGCCAACAAAGGGCGGCCGGAGCCGGCCGTGCACCGGACACACCATGGGCGGCATCTGGCCGCCACAAATGGCCGATTGCCGCCGGAACACGAACCCCTTTTGTTGGAACATGAACGTCTTCAAGGGGAACCACAGCCCCCCAAAATGGGCGCGCCTAAGTTTGAGGCCTACATGATGACCGGTGAACACATACTCAATATTTCCAGGATGCCACAGACTACTAGCATAATTCCCAAGCAACAAAAGAAG GCGGACCATTCAAGATACCATAACAGCCACGCTCACCACTTGCGGCATCAGCCCAAAGAACATAACTCAGTGCCAAATAGCCCCAACGAGACGGACCTGAGCCGAGGGGGTCGTTCATCGGGGCCCAACTCGGCGCACACTTCCCCCGTAGGGGGCGCTCGAAAGGACCATCCTCCGGTACAA CATTCACCTCAAGATGCTTATCCGGCTAACAGTTTCGTTCGGACCAGCCGGAGCGAGGATCAACTTCAGATCCAGAATAATTTGGGCGGTGCCGTGAGTACAGCCAATTCAGAGGCGGACGAAGATGTCGCCAGCTCTTTAAATACGCTTTTAGATACTCGGCCTGACTCAGCTAATAGTGATAGCGatag GATCGTATGGACGTATAATGCTCCAATTTCGGAACTACACAAATTAGGCCACACATTGTCCAACGGAAGCAGTTCGTCGCATAACAGCAACACGTCAGCCTCAAGTAGTCCTCTGCACACGGGTTCCCCAAATTCTCCTACATCTGTGTCTTCCTCTGTGATGTCGAGCCAGTCGGGTTCCCGTCGCGCCCCCTATACTGTGACCACTGGTCTACAGCAACAGCAAACACTAGATTTCAGTGTTTCGGAAG CTATTTCCAACATTTCCAGCCCGGACTACCACGACGATGATGACAGCGTGGGCATCCGCGATTACGTCATGGAGATCAGCGATCATAGTGACAGCGACAGCACGCTTCTCGGTCCAGAGCCGGGTAAAAGACGTGCCAATTCTAGAATTCCTAATGAGGGGACTACGCCAAGCGACCACAAAATCGTGATCCAGGTACGTGGTCCCCATGACAAAAGGGGTCTAGACAATGGGGACAGTGTTCTGGATCAAGTGATTTCG gAGGTGAACGAGGAGGAAGGCAGGGAGGATGACAAGAGGTCGTCGCCTCAATCCTCAGAGGACGAGAGCGATGTGGACAGTTTGCATAGTTTTCATTACTCGCCGAAGGCAGTTGATATGCCCTCGGCCATTAGATTAGCGAAGAGATTATACGGTTTGGAcggatttaaaaaatccgaCGTGTCGAGGCATCTCAGCAAAAA CAATGACTTCAGTAGGGCTGTGGCagaagaatatttaaaatactttaactTTGAAAAAGATACCTTAGATATAGCTTTAAGAAAGTTCCTTAAACAATTCTCCTTGACCGGCGAAACGCAGGAGCGTGAACGTGTGTTAGTGCATTTCTCTAAACGATATTTGGATTGCAATCCTGGATCGTTTAATTCACAAG ATGCGGTGCATACACTTACGTGCGCAATTATGCTTCTGAACACTGATCTGCACACGCAAAATGTGGGCCGAAAAATGAATTGCGCCGATTTCATCGAAAACCTCAATGATCTGAACGAGGGCGAGAACTTCCCCAAGGAGATATTGAAGCATTTGTATCACGCCATCAAAAGCCATCCCTTAGAGTGGGCTCT GGACAATGACGACGGGGATGTGGGGCAGTCGCATTTGAGGAATAACGAAGTGAATTTGTTAGGAAATCCCTTTTTGGATGTGCCAAACTCGTCGAATGCAGTGGAGTACAAGAAGGGTTATGTGATGCGAAAGTGTTGCTACGAGGCCAATGCTAAAAGAA GCCTCTGCTGCGTTTTTCTAGCGCCGTTCCACAAGCGCAGCTGGAAGATGTTCTACTGCACGCTCAGGGACATGGTCCTGTACCTACACAAGGACGAGAATGGATTTCGCAAGAACCAAATGGGCGGCGACAATTTGCATAATGCCATCAGGATACACCATGCTCTAGCTACCAAGGCCCAAGATTATACCAAGAAGCAGTATGTGTTTCGGCTGCAGACAGCTGATCAAGCGGAGTATCTTTTTCAGACAAG TGACTCCAAGGAATTGCAATCGTGGATAGACACTGTCAACTTTGTTGCGGCTAGTTTCTCGGCCCCCCCACTTGAGGCTGCAGTGGGGTCCCAGAAGAAGTTTCAAAGGCCGCTCTTGCCTTGCAGCCatacgaaattaaatttg CGCGAACAACTGGAAGATCACGAGGAGAGAGTAGTGAGACTGGAAACCACATTGGAGGATCACCGAAAGAACCCGCCTGATAAAGGCGCCAAATCTCTGGTGGTTCAAAACTACAAGGAAAAAGAAGTTTATCTGGTATTTGAG aTTAAACGGTACCGTACCTATGCTTACATGCTGCGGTCGCGAGCTCCCGCCCCCATCAATCCCCCGATAATCGAAACCGCTCCCGCAGTACGATTGGCCCAAAACAGCATCGGGGAGGTGGACGAATCGGTAACCTCTCCCCAGCAGAGCCACGTGTTAGTGGTGGAGGGTAATGGGGGCGGCCTGGTGCCGCCCCCCATTCCGGAACGCAGATCATCACCAGTCACAAACAG GTGTAGTATTACTTTTGTGCACATTACTTTCTGCCATGCCGAAAGCTCTATCTAA